Within the Senegalia massiliensis genome, the region AATTATCATTAGTAATAGTTAAAATATAATAGTCATTTTTCTCTAATAAAGATGAGTTTATTTCTATAATATTTTTTGTATCTTTTTTATTCTCAAGTTTTTCTTTTGCACTTTTTGTTATCTCTACTCTATATGAAAAGTTATTATATTCATCATCATTTTTTTCAATTATTTCCTCTTTTAAACTTTCCTTTAATTTTATTTTTTCCATCTCATCTTGTGCTATAGATAAAGCCATCATTTTATCACTTGCAGTATTCGTTGCTTTTGATGAATTTATAAAAAAAGAACTTATAGGTATTATAATTATAGAAAGTATGGCAAGGGTAATTATAAGTTCTAGTAAAGAAAATCCCTTATTATTTTTAAATATTTTTTTCATAATATGCTCCTTCTAAATATAAGGATTAATTTTATTTGCTATGTGATAAATGGATTATCCTTACCATTTACATTTGTATTTGGTATTTCAAAATCATCTTTAAATTCATCTATTTTTGGTATTCCATAAAAATCCAACAATATATTTCCAGTAATGCATTTTTCATTTTTTACCATGGTAATACCTCTTATTATAATATCTTTATTATAATTATCTATTAATGATAAAAAGTTATTGATTTCATGATAATCCCCTGAGTAAACTATTGTAGCTGAAATACTTTCAAGTTTTGTGCTTTCTTTAGCTTCTTCTTTTTCTCCAGATTGTTCTGTTTCATTTTCAACTAATTCTTTATTATTTTCAACTAAATTATTATATTGGTTTACTATATTTTTAAATCTACTATCTTCTTTTTCTTCTATTTTAATCTCTTCTAATTGTATAGCTTTCATAGTTTTTTCAGAAAAATTTATAGCATCTAATTTTAAATTTGACTCTTCTATAAATTTATCAAGTAATAATATTATTCTACTTTGTTCAAGTTCAGGAAATAAATCACTTGTTAAGAAAGATATTTTTTTCTTTTTATCTTCTATTTCTTTATCTAAAGATTTGATAGTATTTATACTAGTTTTAGAATTTGATAAATCATCTAAAAGTTCAGCTTCTTGCTCTTTTAATTTGCTTAATTTGTTTATTTGAGGATTTAATATAAAATTATATAATAAAAATACAAATAATAAGCTAGCTGCTATTATCAATAATTTCTTTTCTCTTTTATTTAGTTGCATTTTCATCACCTCTAAGTATAGAAGTAAGTACAAATATATATTTATCATTTAAATTATCTTTTGAAATAGATGTTATATATACATTAGAAAAAAAGTCTTTTTCACTTAAAACTTGTTGAAATTCAGCAATAGATTCTCTATTCTCTGTAGTTCCATTAATTTCAACTATATTATTTGTAATGCTCATAGAGCTAAAGTATAATGAGTTTGGCATACTAGAATTTATGCTTTTTATTATATTTGTATTTATAGTATTTACTTCTTCAAACTCTGAATTTATTTCATTAGTTGAATGTAAGTATTTATCTAATATCTGGATTTCTTTATTTTTTACTTCTAATTTATTTAATTGAGATTGTACTTTTTTAGAGTTTAAAATATTATTCATTTTGACTATATTATTTTGAATTTTATAAGTATTATAATAGTACCATCCCGTATAAATAATAGCTAACAATAGAAATAAAGCAATAGATATTATTATATATTTAGAATTTATACTGCTATTTTTTTCTTTTTTAATATATGGTGAAAATAAATTTATATCAGTCATTTAATCACTTCCTATAATCTTATTGTAGAACCAATATTGTTAAAATAATCTACTATATTAATACTTTTCATAGATTTAGATACCTTTAAAGGGTCTATTTCTTTTAATTTCTCAGTTGGAATATTAAAATAAGATTCAATATGCTTATCGATATCTTTTAATTTAGATCCCCCACCATACAAATAAATTTTCTCTATTTTATTACTTCTATTTAAATTTTTATAGTATGTAAATAATCTTTCAATACCTTCTAAATATTCACTTATAGTATTATCTGGTAAGTCATTAGTTCCTGTAGTCATTACTCTATTAAATATATTCACACCATTTGAAATTAAGTTTATATTAGTATTTTTATAACCTATATCTAAAAAAGATACGGTATTCTTATTTAAAGTTGTACCATTGATTTTTATTTCTTTATTAATTAATTTTGATATTGCATTAGAATTTAAATCTAAAGCCATAGGATTTAAATCTAATTCTTCTAAAAGTTCCATATATCCTTTAACAGTTTTTTTTGGTATTGCCACAACTAAAAGTTTTATTTTTTTTATATTATAGTTATCAATAAACTCTTCTCTTTTTCTATAATCTAATACATAATCATTTAGTGTTATAGGTAAAAATTCCTCTATTTCATATTTAACCATCTCTTCTATATCATCTTTTTTTACAAAAGGCAAAATTATTTCTCTTGATATTATATTTGAATAATCCAGTGTTATAATTCCATATTTGCCTTTCATTTTCTCTTTATCTAAATTTTCTTTTATATAGGAGGATAAGTAATTAGCATTCATTATATTTCCATCATTTATAGAGTTTTTTGGAGTCTTTATTGTAATTGCATTTTCTAAAATAAATGATTTATTTGTAATTTTTGATTGTAATATTTTTATGTTTTTATTTCCAATGTCTAATGATAATATTTTTTTATCAAACATAGCTTCCTCCTATTTTTTATTTAAGGGTTTATGAAATATAAACCCTTAAAATATAATTTTAAAATAAATATTTAATATTTCATCTGAAAATAACATTACTATAATACTAGCTATAGCTATAAAAGGACCAAAGGCAATAGCATCTTTTCTATTTTTTGCATTTGTCACTAATAAAATTATAGACACTAAAGCTCCTAATATAAATGATATAATTATCACCATAAATATTTTAAGTCCAAGTAAATATCCAATAAGAGATATAAGTTTTATATCTCCACCACCCATACCTCCTTTAGATATAAATGCAATACTTAAAAACAATCCCCCACTTATAAATAGTCCTAAAAGACCATTTATAAGTGAAGAAGGAAAATTGTATAATAGATTTATAGGAGTTATAATGAAAAATCCTAATACTATTAGTTTATCTGGTATTATTTGATAACTATAATCTATAAAACTAATAACTATAAGTATAGATGATATTAGCATGTACATGGCAGAGATACTGCTAAATCCAAATATATTATAGATAGTTAAATAAATTACACCATTTAATAATTCAACTATAGGGTAGATTATAGATATTTTTTTATTACAATATCTACATCTTCCTTTTAAAAATAAAAAGCTTAATATGGGAATTAAATCCCATGGTTTTAGTTTTTCCCCACAGCTTGTACAATTCGACGGGGGATAATTTATTGATTTACCTTTAGGTATGCGATACATGCATACATTTAGGAATGAGCCTATTATTATGCCTGTGAGTAATATAAGTATTTGCATTTGGGGTTATCTATTCGTTGTTACCTGTAGAAGCAGCTTCAGTAGTAATAGTAATTTTCCCATTTGAATCAACTGTTGCTTTGAAAGCCTTATTATCTTCTGATTGAACAGTTGGTTTTTCATCAAGATATCCCCAATCAACTAAGTCAGTCATTGAAATATTAGTGCTTCCACTTTCAGGTACTGAGATTTTTTCTTCAGCTAAAGCTAATTCTACTGCTTTACCTATATTTTTCTCTGTTGCTTCATCTGCAGTCTTCTTCGCTCCATCTTGTACCCCTATAAACCTTGGTACTGCTATCACTGCTATTATACCTAGTATTGCTAAAACTACTATAAGTTCTACTAATGTAAAACCTTTGTTGTCTTTTTTAATTTTTTTACTAATCCATTTTAACATTTTACATTCCTCCTGTTTTTTAATAGGATATTGTGTTTATCATATCAAACATAGGAAGTACCATTGCTATTACTATTGAACCTATTACTACTGCCATAAATACTATCATAGTAGGTTCAAGTAATGATGTAAACTTCTCTATGGTAGTGCTGACTTCTTCATCATAAAAATCTGCAGTATTTTCTAATACTGTATCAAGAGAACCTGACTCCTCCCCTACATTTATCATTACAGATAACATTGGTGGAAATATCTTAGTGCTTTTTAGCGATTCACTTAAAGTTTTACCTTTTTTTATATCTTCTTTAGATTTTTTTATAAAATCACTTCCCACTTTGTTCCCTAATACATTTGATACTAAATCCAATGAATCAAGAAGTGATATTCCACTTGATTGAAGTAGTGAAAATGTTCTTGTAAATCTAGCTGTCATTATCATTTTTAATGTATTATTAAGTACTGGTATTTTTAATTTAAATTTATCAATATTATACTTTCCTTTATTAGTATCATTATATTTTTTAATAGAAATTAAAAATACTAATATAAATAATAATAATATATGCCATTCTGACTTTATAAAATCGCTAATATAAAGTAATATCAAAGTAGCACTAGGTAATGGCGCTCCACTAGATTCAAACATAGATACAAATGTGGGCATTACTATAGTTAACAAAAATATTATTACAAATATAGATACTACTGATAAAACAACAGGATAAATCATTGCTGATTTAACTTTATTATTGATTTTATTTTCCTTTTCATAATGATTAGCCATTTTATACATTATTACATCAAGATTACCTGTACTCTCGCCTGCTATTATCATATTTATAAAAAGATCTGGAAATATTTTTTTATGTTTTAATAAACTTTCTGAAAAAGTAAGGCCCTTTTGTAAATCTTCAAATATTTCTTCTATAGCTAATTTCAACTTTTTATTAGTAATTTGCTTTCTAAGTATATCTAAAATTGTAGGTATTGTTATACCTGCATTTAGCATTGCATAAAATTGTCTTGCAAATATAGAAACATCTTTTGATTTAACTTTACTAAAAAATATTGAATTTATATTTTTACTGCCTTTAACTTTTTCAACTTTTGAAGGATAATAGCCATTAGATCTAATCATATCCACAACTTCTGCTTCTGTATCAACTATATAAGAACCATTTATTTTAGTGCCATCTTTTTTTATAGCACTATATTCAAACTCAGGCATAATCTACCTCCCAATAGCTTTATATAAACTTTTTTATATTTTCCTTATCTATAGCATGTATTTCTAATGTTTCACGTGATATCTTTCCTTTGTTATACAAGTTTAATAAACTATCATCCATATTTTGCATTCCATATTTTTTACCTGTAACTATAGCTGTCTGTATTTGATGAGTTTTTCCTTCTCTTATTAGATTTTTTATAGCAGGAGTTAAAACCATTGTTTCAAGTGCTAATTCTCTTTTTTTATTATTTATATTTGGAAGTAATTGTTGTGATATAATTCCTTCCAACACATTTGCAAGTTGAATTCTTATTTGACGTTGCTCACTTGATGGAAATACATCTATTATTCTATCTACTGTTTTTGCTGCTCCTATAGTATGAAGGGTCGATAATACTAAGTGTCCTGTTTCTGCCGCAATAAGTGCAGTTTTTATGGTATCTAAGTCCCGCATTTCTCCTATTAATATAACATCTGGATCTTGTCTTAAAGATGACCTCAAAGCTACAGAAAAAGATTCAGAGTCAGTTCCTATCTCTCTTTGATTTATAATACTCTTATCATGTTTATGCAAATATTCTATAGGATCTTCTAATGTAAGAATATGCTCTTTTCTAGTTTTATTTATATAATTTATCATTGAAGCAAGTGTAGTAGATTTACCACTACCAGTAGATCCTGTGACTAATATAAGTCCTCTTTTTTTATTAGTAAGATCCTTTATTACAGGCGGTAGTTTTAAATCTTCCATAGTAGGTACATTAAGTGCTACAGTTCTTATTGCAATTCCATAAGTACCTCTTTGTTTATATATATTAACTCTAAATCTTCCTACACCATTTTGAGAATGCGACTTGTCCAATTGTCCTTTATCTTCTAATATATCAAATTCTTTTTTATTTAATAATTGATTTACCAAATTCATATTATCTTGTGGAGTTAAATCTTTTAAATTCATCTTTTCTAAATGACCATTTATCCTAACTACTGGTGGATAACCTACTGTTATATGTAAATCTGAAGCACCTATATTCATTGATTGAGTTAAAAGCTCTCTTATATCCAATTTATCACCTACTCTTTTGTATATGAAACTTTAAGTAATTCATCTATTGATGTAATACCTTTTAGCACTAAATCTTTATTATTTTCGTAAAGAGAAGTCATACCACTATTTCTGGCTATTTCCTTTAAGTTATCTATAGAACTATTATTATTTATACTTTCTCTTATTTGTTTATTTGCTTCTAATATTTCATGAATACTAATTCTTCCCTTATATCCTGTATTATAACATTTATTACATCCTGTCCCTTTGTAAAGTTTTACAGGTTCACATATACTCAATATGTCTTCTTCTTTTTTTCCACTTATATATTCAATTTTACAATTATCACATATTCTCCTAACTAGTCTTTGAGCTATTACTCCTATCACTGATGAAGCTACAAGATAAGGCTCTATACCCATGTCTACAAGTCTTGATACGGTAGATGCCGCATCATTTGTATGCATTGTACTTATTACAAGATGTCCTGTAATAGCTGCTCTTATTGCAAGTCTTGCTGTTTCTTCATCTCTTATTTCTCCTACCATTATAATGTCTGGATCTTGTCTTAATATTGATCTAAGTCCTGATGAAAATGTAAGACCAGATTTTGTATTTATTTGAACTTGATTTATTCCATCTAATCTATATTCAACTGGATCTTCAAGAGCAATTATATTTTTACCTACTGAATTAAGCTCTTGTAATGCTGCATATAAAGTAGTTGTCTTTCCACTACCAGTAGGACCTGTTACAAGTAATATTCCATTAGGATAATTTAATAACTTATCAAATCTATTTAAGTTATCTTTAGTAAACCCTAATCTCTTTTTTGTCATTATAGTATTCATTCTATCTAATATTCTTATAACTATTTTTTCTCCATATACAGTTGGAAGACTTGATACACGTAAATCAATGTTCCTACTATCTATATGCATTTCCACTCTACCATCTTGAGGTACTCTTCTTTCTGCTATATCCATTTTGGATATTATTTTTATCCTTGTAATTATTGCAGAATGAGTGTTTTTTGTCGGTTTCATTATTTCTTGTAAAGTACCATCTATTCTAAATCTAATTCTAATTCTATCTTCATATGGCTCAATATGTATATCACTAGCTTTTGATGATATAGCCTGTTTTATAAGTGAGTTTACAAGCCTTACCACTGGTGCATTATTTATCTCATTTAATAATTTCTCATCTAAATCAGAGGTAAGCTCTATATTATATTGATCTTTTAAATCTTCTATGGCTTTTTCAGCACTTTTCTTTCCATAGTATTGTTCTATAGAATCCAATATATCTTTTTTTATTGATATAACTGGCTCTACATCTAAACCTGTAGCTATTTTTACATCATCTATAGCAAATAAATTTAAAGGGTCAGACATAGCTACTATTAATTTTCCTCTATCTTTTTTAATAGGAATTAAAGCATATTTTTTAGAAAGACTCTCAGGTACTAAGTTTACTATATCAGGTTCAATAAAATACTTGTTTAAATCTACATGAGGAATACCCATTTGAAATTCTAACACTTCAATAATATCTGTTTCTGTTACATAACCCTTATCTACTAATTCTTCTCCTAATTTTTTACCTGTATCCTTTTGTGATTTCAATGCTTGTTCTAATTGATCATGTGAAATTTTCCCTACTGAAGTTAAAAGATCTCCTAATCTCTTTGAAGATTTAGCCATAACATCACCTACATTTATATTATAGTATTCTACAATTTAAAGTTAAATCCTTCTTTTATTTAAATATAAAAGGATAAATTTTCAAATTTTCTGATATCCATATTCTTTCACTTAATATGGCTTGATTTACTAACATATCTAACCCATTAATTGTGGTTTTACCTTCCTCTTTTGCGTATTTTAAAAATAAAGTTTCTTTAGGTTTATATATAATATCATAAACAATGGTTTCATCAGAAAATAAAGAAGTATCCAAAGGATTTTCTTTTTCATTTGGATACATTCCCACTGAAGTTGTATTTATAATAATATCATAATTGTCTTTTATATCTTGTTTTTCTAAGAACCTTAAATCTAAATTTTTAAATTTACTTTTTATATCTTTTATTAAGCTAAGTGCTCTTTTGTTGTTTCTATTAATAATTGTTAAAGACTTTATACTTTCATTAGCAATTGTAAAAGAAATAGCTCTACTTGCTCCACCAGCACCTATTATGAGAATATTTTTGTTTTTCAACTGTATTTTTCTATCTTTTAATGATTTCATAAATCCTAATCCATCAGTATTAAAGCCAATAAGTTTTCCATCTATATTTTTCACAGTATTAATAGCACCTATTTTTTCAGCCAATGGATCTATTTCATCTAAATACTTTATTATTTCTTGTTTATAAGGTAATGTTACATTGAACCCTTTTATAGATAATGACTTAATTCCTAAAATAGCTTGTTCTAAATTTTCAACCTTAAAGCTTAAATAAACTGCATTTATATCATTAAATTTAAAATTAGTATTATGTATGTATGGAGATAAACTTTTTGATATAGGATTTCCAATTAGACAGAAAAGATTTGTATAAGAATCTATATTCAATTAATTTTCTCCCTTTTTTATTTTTCTAAGTACAAATCTTTCAAATTTACGTACAAACGTAGTCCACCAAAACTCCTTGCTTTTAATTGGAACAACAAGAATTGTATATATTCCCATTCTATTTCCTCCTAAAACATCAGTAAAGATTTGATCTCCTATAATCGCAGTATTTGTTTTGTCAGTTTCTAAATAACTCATTGCTTTTTTAAATGGTGATTTAGTAGGCTTTTTAGCTGAATGAACAGTATATATCTTTATTTTTTCAGTAAACTTTACAACTCTATCTTCAGTATTGTTTGACACCAAGCATATATCAAGTCCATGACTCCTTATTTCGTCAAACCATTCTATAACTTTAGCTGGTGCTGTTTTTTTATCCCAGGCAACTAGTGTATTATCAATATCAACAATTAAACCTTTGATCCCTCTATCAACTAACTTTTTAAGGTCTATTTCAAATATAGAATCCACATAAAGTTTTGGTATAAGTAAATTTTTCATAATTTTACCTCCGTTTATTTATTAACAAAAATACAACAGGCATAAAAGCCTGTTATTTTACATCGCATTCTCTTATTTTTGCTACTTTTTTAAGTAACTCCACTTTATCTTTTCTTTCTAGTTTAGTAGCATCTCTTTCTTCAAAATTTTCACTTTTATTATCATGA harbors:
- a CDS encoding prepilin-type N-terminal cleavage/methylation domain-containing protein, giving the protein MKKIFKNNKGFSLLELIITLAILSIIIIPISSFFINSSKATNTASDKMMALSIAQDEMEKIKLKESLKEEIIEKNDDEYNNFSYRVEITKSAKEKLENKKDTKNIIEINSSLLEKNDYYILTITNDNYILETNLNNPEIAQTVNLIKPIEESIAIFIRDNNLNKEKTVKIEALNESIKLLKIYTEKDQKISILNKLGPIKIYKNYSSQKSKSVLYKVNIKVYKGDINDPKRELIEEIESYKNIVQ
- a CDS encoding PilN domain-containing protein encodes the protein MTDINLFSPYIKKEKNSSINSKYIIISIALFLLLAIIYTGWYYYNTYKIQNNIVKMNNILNSKKVQSQLNKLEVKNKEIQILDKYLHSTNEINSEFEEVNTINTNIIKSINSSMPNSLYFSSMSITNNIVEINGTTENRESIAEFQQVLSEKDFFSNVYITSISKDNLNDKYIFVLTSILRGDENATK
- the pilM gene encoding type IV pilus biogenesis protein PilM, whose amino-acid sequence is MFDKKILSLDIGNKNIKILQSKITNKSFILENAITIKTPKNSINDGNIMNANYLSSYIKENLDKEKMKGKYGIITLDYSNIISREIILPFVKKDDIEEMVKYEIEEFLPITLNDYVLDYRKREEFIDNYNIKKIKLLVVAIPKKTVKGYMELLEELDLNPMALDLNSNAISKLINKEIKINGTTLNKNTVSFLDIGYKNTNINLISNGVNIFNRVMTTGTNDLPDNTISEYLEGIERLFTYYKNLNRSNKIEKIYLYGGGSKLKDIDKHIESYFNIPTEKLKEIDPLKVSKSMKSINIVDYFNNIGSTIRL
- a CDS encoding prepilin peptidase, coding for MQILILLTGIIIGSFLNVCMYRIPKGKSINYPPSNCTSCGEKLKPWDLIPILSFLFLKGRCRYCNKKISIIYPIVELLNGVIYLTIYNIFGFSSISAMYMLISSILIVISFIDYSYQIIPDKLIVLGFFIITPINLLYNFPSSLINGLLGLFISGGLFLSIAFISKGGMGGGDIKLISLIGYLLGLKIFMVIIISFILGALVSIILLVTNAKNRKDAIAFGPFIAIASIIVMLFSDEILNIYFKIIF
- a CDS encoding competence type IV pilus major pilin ComGC; the protein is MLKWISKKIKKDNKGFTLVELIVVLAILGIIAVIAVPRFIGVQDGAKKTADEATEKNIGKAVELALAEEKISVPESGSTNISMTDLVDWGYLDEKPTVQSEDNKAFKATVDSNGKITITTEAASTGNNE
- a CDS encoding type II secretion system F family protein — encoded protein: MPEFEYSAIKKDGTKINGSYIVDTEAEVVDMIRSNGYYPSKVEKVKGSKNINSIFFSKVKSKDVSIFARQFYAMLNAGITIPTILDILRKQITNKKLKLAIEEIFEDLQKGLTFSESLLKHKKIFPDLFINMIIAGESTGNLDVIMYKMANHYEKENKINNKVKSAMIYPVVLSVVSIFVIIFLLTIVMPTFVSMFESSGAPLPSATLILLYISDFIKSEWHILLLFILVFLISIKKYNDTNKGKYNIDKFKLKIPVLNNTLKMIMTARFTRTFSLLQSSGISLLDSLDLVSNVLGNKVGSDFIKKSKEDIKKGKTLSESLKSTKIFPPMLSVMINVGEESGSLDTVLENTADFYDEEVSTTIEKFTSLLEPTMIVFMAVVIGSIVIAMVLPMFDMINTISY
- a CDS encoding type IV pilus twitching motility protein PilT, with the protein product MDIRELLTQSMNIGASDLHITVGYPPVVRINGHLEKMNLKDLTPQDNMNLVNQLLNKKEFDILEDKGQLDKSHSQNGVGRFRVNIYKQRGTYGIAIRTVALNVPTMEDLKLPPVIKDLTNKKRGLILVTGSTGSGKSTTLASMINYINKTRKEHILTLEDPIEYLHKHDKSIINQREIGTDSESFSVALRSSLRQDPDVILIGEMRDLDTIKTALIAAETGHLVLSTLHTIGAAKTVDRIIDVFPSSEQRQIRIQLANVLEGIISQQLLPNINNKKRELALETMVLTPAIKNLIREGKTHQIQTAIVTGKKYGMQNMDDSLLNLYNKGKISRETLEIHAIDKENIKKFI
- a CDS encoding GspE/PulE family protein, whose product is MAKSSKRLGDLLTSVGKISHDQLEQALKSQKDTGKKLGEELVDKGYVTETDIIEVLEFQMGIPHVDLNKYFIEPDIVNLVPESLSKKYALIPIKKDRGKLIVAMSDPLNLFAIDDVKIATGLDVEPVISIKKDILDSIEQYYGKKSAEKAIEDLKDQYNIELTSDLDEKLLNEINNAPVVRLVNSLIKQAISSKASDIHIEPYEDRIRIRFRIDGTLQEIMKPTKNTHSAIITRIKIISKMDIAERRVPQDGRVEMHIDSRNIDLRVSSLPTVYGEKIVIRILDRMNTIMTKKRLGFTKDNLNRFDKLLNYPNGILLVTGPTGSGKTTTLYAALQELNSVGKNIIALEDPVEYRLDGINQVQINTKSGLTFSSGLRSILRQDPDIIMVGEIRDEETARLAIRAAITGHLVISTMHTNDAASTVSRLVDMGIEPYLVASSVIGVIAQRLVRRICDNCKIEYISGKKEEDILSICEPVKLYKGTGCNKCYNTGYKGRISIHEILEANKQIRESINNNSSIDNLKEIARNSGMTSLYENNKDLVLKGITSIDELLKVSYTKE
- the aroE gene encoding shikimate dehydrogenase, producing the protein MNIDSYTNLFCLIGNPISKSLSPYIHNTNFKFNDINAVYLSFKVENLEQAILGIKSLSIKGFNVTLPYKQEIIKYLDEIDPLAEKIGAINTVKNIDGKLIGFNTDGLGFMKSLKDRKIQLKNKNILIIGAGGASRAISFTIANESIKSLTIINRNNKRALSLIKDIKSKFKNLDLRFLEKQDIKDNYDIIINTTSVGMYPNEKENPLDTSLFSDETIVYDIIYKPKETLFLKYAKEEGKTTINGLDMLVNQAILSERIWISENLKIYPFIFK
- a CDS encoding YqeG family HAD IIIA-type phosphatase, giving the protein MKNLLIPKLYVDSIFEIDLKKLVDRGIKGLIVDIDNTLVAWDKKTAPAKVIEWFDEIRSHGLDICLVSNNTEDRVVKFTEKIKIYTVHSAKKPTKSPFKKAMSYLETDKTNTAIIGDQIFTDVLGGNRMGIYTILVVPIKSKEFWWTTFVRKFERFVLRKIKKGEN